The Candidatus Zixiibacteriota bacterium genome includes a window with the following:
- a CDS encoding flagellar hook-basal body complex protein — MMASLFAGVSGLTNHQVKMNVIGNNIANINTIGYKGSRVNFQEALVQTYRGAGRPTSVSGGTNPVQLGLGMQVASIDSVFEQGGLETTGQITDLAIQGSGFFILGDNNDNRYYTRAGAFGFDADSNLVDPSSGLYVLGKMADSSGRIPSLATIDRITLPFGQQDPARATEMITLANNLDATATDSDASLISAGSSNVIAVTGTAEDGVGGTHTISITGAQALQASYSGARQGLASTSTLGDLGVTDFTGFNITIDNSRTESITGLTADSTVSDLISAIDEIAGVSCELDSNNAIQITRDRAGDPIEYGFESSASAAGNIVDQLFLPAGSPVGTTFTSTGGAASTFVAIDSFQPDQGTGVAAGPVETDLSLVYDETTGMVIGLDDIGGDGISLRTGTDGIEATSAGQELVIDTLPTTHTASLSIYDSQGTKHTISIEFFKSVVSNRWEWTASMTGTESVTAGGSGYVSFNSDGSLESFAYNGGASGITIDPQNGASNMTIQIDAGTVGNFDGLTGFGSGSHTAAIVGQDGYGLGILEEISIDQAGNISGIFSNGITRVLAQIMVADFTNEAGLRKTGNTQYQPTGNSGEALEGVAGETVSATLFSGALESSSVDIAEEFTSMITAQRGFQANARIITTSDEMLDELVNIKR, encoded by the coding sequence ATGATGGCATCACTTTTTGCTGGTGTGTCCGGGCTTACCAACCACCAGGTCAAGATGAACGTGATTGGTAACAACATCGCCAACATCAACACGATTGGCTACAAAGGAAGCCGGGTAAATTTCCAGGAGGCGTTGGTACAGACGTATCGCGGCGCCGGTCGACCGACTTCCGTATCGGGTGGTACCAATCCGGTCCAGTTGGGCCTTGGCATGCAGGTCGCTTCGATTGACAGCGTCTTCGAACAGGGCGGTCTTGAAACGACCGGTCAGATCACCGATCTGGCGATCCAGGGTAGCGGCTTCTTCATTCTGGGCGACAATAACGACAACCGTTATTATACTCGCGCCGGTGCGTTCGGTTTTGATGCCGATTCCAACCTGGTCGATCCGTCGTCCGGTCTTTACGTACTTGGAAAGATGGCTGATTCCTCCGGCCGTATTCCGTCGCTGGCGACGATTGATCGCATCACGCTGCCGTTCGGACAGCAGGATCCGGCTCGTGCGACGGAGATGATTACGCTGGCCAACAACCTTGATGCCACCGCTACCGATTCTGATGCTTCCCTGATTTCGGCGGGATCATCCAACGTGATTGCCGTTACCGGTACTGCTGAAGACGGTGTCGGAGGTACTCACACGATATCGATCACCGGCGCTCAGGCGCTACAAGCAAGTTATTCCGGTGCTCGACAGGGATTGGCTTCTACATCCACTTTGGGTGATCTCGGTGTGACTGATTTTACCGGTTTCAACATTACGATCGACAACAGCCGCACTGAATCCATTACCGGTCTTACAGCCGATTCGACCGTATCGGATCTTATTTCGGCAATCGACGAGATCGCCGGAGTGAGTTGTGAGCTTGACAGCAACAATGCAATTCAGATTACACGCGATCGCGCCGGGGATCCGATCGAATACGGTTTCGAATCATCGGCTTCCGCAGCGGGCAATATCGTGGATCAGCTTTTCCTGCCGGCCGGATCACCGGTTGGTACCACTTTCACTTCCACGGGTGGCGCTGCCTCTACTTTCGTTGCGATCGATTCTTTCCAGCCTGATCAGGGTACCGGCGTTGCCGCCGGTCCGGTGGAAACCGATCTCTCGCTGGTGTACGATGAAACGACCGGTATGGTAATCGGACTTGATGATATCGGCGGAGACGGTATCTCACTCCGAACCGGTACGGATGGAATCGAGGCTACTTCGGCCGGGCAGGAGTTGGTTATTGACACTCTGCCGACCACCCACACCGCGTCCCTGTCTATCTATGATTCACAGGGTACCAAACATACTATTTCGATTGAATTCTTCAAGTCGGTTGTCAGCAACCGCTGGGAATGGACTGCTTCGATGACGGGAACCGAAAGTGTTACCGCCGGGGGAAGCGGCTATGTAAGCTTCAACTCCGATGGTTCGCTTGAGTCGTTCGCCTACAACGGCGGCGCCAGCGGCATCACGATCGACCCGCAGAACGGCGCGTCCAATATGACCATTCAGATCGATGCCGGTACTGTCGGTAATTTCGACGGACTCACCGGCTTCGGCAGCGGTTCGCACACTGCCGCCATCGTTGGTCAGGACGGCTATGGACTCGGTATTCTCGAAGAAATCAGCATTGATCAGGCCGGTAATATCTCCGGTATCTTCTCCAATGGTATCACCCGTGTTCTGGCTCAAATCATGGTGGCTGATTTCACTAACGAAGCCGGCTTGCGCAAGACCGGTAATACGCAATACCAGCCGACCGGTAACTCCGGTGAGGCGCTCGAAGGTGTCGCCGGTGAAACGGTCAGCGCAACCTTGTTCTCCGGTGCGCTGGAATCTTCCTCGGTGGATATTGCCGAGGAGTTCACCAGTATGATCACGGCTCAGCGCGGTTTCCAGGCAAACGCCAGGATTATCACCACTTCCGACGAAATGCTCGATGAGCTGGTGAACATCAAGAGGTAA
- a CDS encoding TIGR02530 family flagellar biosynthesis protein, giving the protein MSAISGTRIIQQQRPVDLIEIAQRTQSQNQTEQTEKTSFKDMFSRELAQSRGIEFSKHAHDRMYSRGLELSDDQLDKLAGALDRAGDKGSKETLVLSEDAAFVVSVPNRTVITVFDKNNLRDGVVTSIDSAVII; this is encoded by the coding sequence ATGTCGGCGATTTCCGGAACAAGGATCATTCAGCAGCAGCGTCCGGTCGATCTCATCGAGATCGCTCAGCGTACCCAGTCTCAGAACCAGACCGAACAAACCGAGAAGACCTCCTTCAAGGATATGTTCTCGCGGGAACTGGCTCAGTCGCGGGGTATCGAATTCTCCAAGCACGCCCATGACCGTATGTACTCGCGTGGCCTGGAGTTGTCCGACGACCAGCTTGATAAGCTGGCCGGAGCGCTGGATCGAGCCGGTGACAAGGGTTCCAAGGAAACCCTGGTTTTATCCGAGGATGCGGCTTTCGTAGTTTCTGTTCCGAATCGCACTGTTATAACCGTGTTCGACAAGAATAACCTCCGTGACGGAGTTGTCACATCGATCGACTCGGCGGTGATTATCTGA
- a CDS encoding flagellar hook capping FlgD N-terminal domain-containing protein: MTEIPYVTYTTTSTTDTTTASSDLGKDEFLQLLVTKLENQDPLDPTDDTDFIAQLAQFSSLEQMSNIADAITESNEWDYLQMQSINNTMSSTLIGRDVKATFTGVYVEDGEASDINYTTDIYATEITFTITDEDGNTVTTLTAEDVVPGVNSIEWDGRDSIGNRVDDGYYYIEATATAASGETFEPSMELTGTVEKITYRDGGAYLTVNGVEVALGDISEIAESGGFDEE; encoded by the coding sequence ATGACTGAAATTCCTTACGTAACCTATACCACGACGAGCACGACAGATACGACTACAGCTTCGTCGGATTTAGGCAAGGATGAATTCCTGCAACTGCTGGTTACCAAGCTGGAGAACCAGGATCCACTCGATCCGACAGACGACACGGATTTCATTGCCCAGCTCGCTCAGTTCTCATCACTCGAGCAGATGAGTAACATCGCCGACGCCATCACCGAATCGAACGAATGGGATTATCTGCAAATGCAGTCAATCAATAACACCATGTCTTCGACTCTGATCGGCCGTGATGTCAAGGCTACTTTTACGGGTGTTTATGTCGAGGATGGTGAAGCCTCCGACATCAACTACACCACCGATATTTATGCCACTGAGATAACGTTCACGATCACCGACGAGGACGGCAACACTGTGACCACGCTCACGGCTGAAGATGTCGTGCCGGGTGTCAACTCGATCGAATGGGACGGACGTGATTCCATCGGTAATCGTGTCGACGACGGTTATTACTACATCGAGGCTACCGCGACAGCCGCTTCCGGTGAAACGTTCGAGCCTTCGATGGAACTGACCGGTACCGTCGAGAAGATCACCTATCGCGACGGCGGTGCTTACCTGACCGTGAACGGTGTCGAAGTCGCTCTTGGTGATATCAGTGAAATTGCTGAATCGGGCGGATTCGACGAGGAATAA
- a CDS encoding flagellar hook-length control protein FliK produces the protein MNPGLNILDQLFLPTGEGKPETGQSAQSTGNVEGNPFAVLFDELFGQSNTDITNVLPGNAENFSMALDEASQSSDTDSAKSLLAALSGQVTLPVQAPTASLENGISLNPGDQTVSSSSIPSLDAVTVGIDGTIAQDQAADGSMFMPTDESLSLPENLPLTNDSLRRLLQEVPTEIKTGAYTVEDSQVIDKKLSLSVHPSEQPSQTVKITLPAQILNDLNQTTSVQRVSLDGMSQTEQRMEQLLSDLNFKQLEISQGIDTEASEATTIDTQKPVTVTLIAEENGSAFEIKSRLMPSNITAVENRQAAKNDLSVDKVAADTAGYQPQNNTDQENCLVLRPAQPQSASVSPERNTSEFTTGSVQTNNTAVVDPGQMEFTDKTSDISSDTDSKTTTRQVLFDIPDRLNQTLKPNGQSVMIRIQPDHLGPARLKLSLQNDTIKATLTVETHEAKALIEGSLDKLSQQLDKADIKFDQIDVNVSSDDRGDQLFNRQSDWSRRPRFINEKLDSLSFSTTESSVAMPIYETAQLGSSGVNLLA, from the coding sequence ATGAATCCCGGACTGAACATACTCGACCAGCTCTTCCTGCCAACCGGTGAGGGTAAGCCCGAAACCGGGCAAAGCGCTCAGTCGACCGGTAATGTCGAAGGCAATCCGTTCGCGGTGCTTTTCGACGAGTTGTTCGGTCAGTCGAATACTGATATTACCAACGTCCTGCCGGGGAATGCGGAGAATTTCTCCATGGCGCTTGATGAGGCCAGTCAATCCTCTGATACTGATTCGGCCAAATCACTGCTGGCGGCGCTTTCCGGTCAAGTTACACTGCCTGTTCAAGCCCCGACCGCCAGCCTGGAGAACGGCATATCCCTCAATCCGGGGGATCAAACAGTCAGTTCTTCGTCGATACCGTCGCTTGATGCCGTAACCGTTGGCATCGATGGAACAATTGCTCAGGATCAGGCGGCTGACGGTTCCATGTTCATGCCGACCGATGAATCTCTGTCATTACCGGAAAACCTGCCGCTGACCAATGATTCGCTCCGTCGATTGCTGCAGGAAGTTCCGACCGAGATCAAGACCGGTGCGTACACGGTTGAAGACAGTCAAGTGATCGACAAGAAGCTCAGCTTGAGTGTTCACCCTTCCGAACAACCGTCTCAAACTGTAAAAATCACTCTTCCGGCGCAGATTCTCAACGATCTGAATCAGACTACTTCGGTTCAGCGAGTGAGTTTGGATGGTATGTCTCAAACTGAGCAACGGATGGAGCAGCTTCTTAGTGATCTCAATTTTAAGCAACTTGAAATCAGTCAGGGCATCGATACCGAGGCCTCCGAAGCTACCACGATCGACACCCAGAAACCGGTTACAGTCACGCTGATTGCCGAAGAAAACGGCAGCGCGTTTGAAATAAAAAGCCGCCTGATGCCGAGCAATATCACGGCTGTTGAAAATCGGCAGGCCGCTAAAAATGATTTGTCCGTAGATAAAGTTGCCGCCGACACGGCCGGCTATCAGCCGCAAAACAACACGGACCAGGAAAATTGCTTGGTGTTACGCCCGGCCCAGCCGCAGTCGGCATCGGTGTCGCCGGAGCGTAACACTTCCGAATTCACCACCGGCTCCGTTCAAACGAACAATACCGCAGTCGTCGATCCGGGGCAGATGGAATTTACGGATAAGACTAGCGACATCTCAAGCGACACCGATTCGAAAACGACTACCCGACAGGTTCTGTTCGATATTCCGGACCGGCTTAATCAGACACTTAAGCCGAACGGCCAGTCGGTTATGATTCGCATCCAGCCGGATCATCTTGGCCCGGCTCGCTTGAAGTTGAGTCTTCAGAACGACACGATTAAGGCGACCTTAACCGTTGAGACTCACGAAGCCAAGGCCTTGATCGAAGGCTCACTCGATAAGCTGAGCCAACAACTTGACAAAGCCGATATCAAGTTCGATCAAATCGATGTCAACGTCAGCAGCGATGATCGGGGGGACCAGTTATTCAATCGTCAGTCCGACTGGTCACGTCGCCCGCGCTTTATAAACGAAAAATTGGATTCGCTATCGTTCTCGACCACGGAATCTTCAGTAGCGATGCCGATCTACGAAACGGCACAACTGGGTTCTTCGGGCGTGAACCTTTTAGCATAG
- the mtaB gene encoding tRNA (N(6)-L-threonylcarbamoyladenosine(37)-C(2))-methylthiotransferase MtaB, with the protein MTAEKRRKVSFQTVGCRLNQYETEKMAADLSRFGFERVLRNEPADLYIINTCTVTHKADKDSRYLARKAKRDNPRAKVVLVGCYVETDPEKVLALPEVDVVIRNSEKEFLCDLLPPRLPDLFSGLSSTEPTGLAEFYQRNRAWIKISDGCNQTCAYCLVTIVRGNLKCRPADDIVAEVKSLVGAGYREIVLTAVNMGYYQDPEHQPPIRNLAGLCRLLLSETEIYRLRLSSIEPQTIDDDLIELYRTAGHRICRHWHIPLQAGSDRILKLMRRPYNREQFAAKLSRLYQARPGTVIGADVIVGFPGETEAEFEQAIELVERAGLNYLHVFSYSDRPGTAAAAMPDKTAPEEIRHRAKLLTALSRERLRLAHLDQVGDTLEVISEFKHRIDGRHLGISDNYLRVTLPSDLDSGKKIVKVRIESATPEHLLGSVIDC; encoded by the coding sequence ATGACTGCTGAGAAACGCCGCAAGGTCTCGTTTCAGACGGTAGGGTGTCGACTCAACCAATACGAAACGGAGAAAATGGCCGCCGATCTATCCCGATTCGGTTTCGAACGAGTTTTGCGAAACGAACCGGCGGATCTGTACATTATAAACACTTGCACCGTCACCCACAAAGCCGACAAAGACAGCCGCTATCTGGCCCGTAAGGCGAAACGGGATAACCCCAGGGCCAAAGTAGTTCTGGTTGGTTGTTATGTCGAAACCGACCCGGAAAAGGTTCTGGCTTTGCCTGAGGTTGATGTCGTCATCCGCAACAGTGAGAAAGAATTCCTCTGTGACCTCTTGCCGCCCCGTTTACCGGATCTTTTTTCTGGCCTCAGTTCGACCGAGCCGACCGGCCTGGCGGAGTTTTATCAGCGTAACCGAGCCTGGATAAAAATTTCCGATGGCTGCAATCAAACCTGTGCTTATTGTCTGGTCACAATCGTACGCGGCAATCTGAAATGTCGACCGGCTGATGATATCGTTGCCGAAGTTAAATCACTGGTCGGTGCGGGGTATCGTGAAATTGTTCTGACGGCAGTCAACATGGGTTATTACCAGGATCCGGAGCACCAGCCCCCGATTCGTAATCTCGCCGGATTATGTCGGCTATTGTTAAGCGAAACTGAGATTTACCGCCTCCGGCTTTCTTCGATAGAACCGCAAACGATTGACGACGACCTGATCGAGCTGTACCGCACCGCAGGTCATCGCATTTGTCGTCATTGGCATATTCCTCTTCAGGCCGGATCGGATCGGATCCTCAAACTGATGCGACGGCCCTACAACCGCGAGCAATTTGCCGCCAAACTGAGCCGACTCTATCAGGCTCGCCCCGGAACGGTGATTGGCGCCGATGTGATTGTCGGTTTTCCGGGGGAGACCGAAGCGGAATTCGAGCAGGCCATTGAACTGGTGGAACGCGCAGGATTGAATTACCTGCATGTTTTTTCCTATTCCGATCGCCCCGGCACCGCAGCGGCTGCAATGCCGGATAAAACGGCGCCGGAGGAGATCAGGCATCGAGCTAAGCTATTGACAGCTTTATCACGGGAACGCCTGCGTCTTGCTCATTTGGATCAAGTCGGTGATACACTTGAGGTTATCTCAGAATTCAAACACCGTATTGACGGTCGTCATCTGGGCATTTCCGACAATTATTTGAGAGTAACGCTGCCTTCGGACCTGGATTCAGGAAAAAAGATCGTAAAAGTTCGCATCGAATCAGCTACTCCCGAGCATCTTCTAGGTTCTGTCATAGATTGCTAG
- the priA gene encoding primosomal protein N', with protein MSNPSALAEVAVSGPMRRTFTYLRPEHLPDLQPGQRLVVPFGRSNKIGFYVGPGSKPEGVSLKEIHSVLDAETLFSQTLFDFCLWLSDYYFANPADTLTLALPPTMKGRRTLRYCWEKPPNWADQTRLGQVKAGRLLSSVRERELRRDRKLWQRLIEEKVITEVWPEVNDSGPNRLVGYRTGAADIWTRHFQTRRFQPELFEGIKSASDLSEQGWTNYQIREAAKTGALQPVFREARVSVQEFVPPRDDVISFRLNEEQQCATDQMIASLDAGFSVTLLHGITGSGKTLVYCHICRELLNRGKSALLMVPEIALSGQVLAFCRGFFGDQVTIIHSAMSDSERAESFRGIRTGRYRLVIGPRSALFAPLCDPGLIIVDEEHDSSYKQSDPAPRFHGRDAAVMRGKISNIPVLLGTASPSVETYYNVQRKRYRLLELKTRPVGARLPSVRVIDMRRDRLAGDLYAFSYGLKKAVQDRLDNNRQVILFLNRRGFSPQVKCAQCGHVPGCPNCRVNLTYHKAGARLTCHYCGYTESDYRVCSACGSSELLHLGAGTQKIEDIIPRLFENAVPIRLDSDSAGGRSRAFKILSDFGARKQNILLGTQMVTKGLDFPDVTLVGVLSADASLYLPDFRASEKTFDRLLQVAGRAGRTDQAGEVILQTFQPESPLIDDAARQDYHSFYEREIESREALNYPPFSHLVNFVFSSAREDLVIRASKSFRSSLDRIVEQCGISTQILGPAPCTFGYLRGRFRRHLFVKTGQIVKLIKALTAWERSQTRFNLPAAVRIGVDVDPEDML; from the coding sequence ATGAGTAACCCGTCCGCATTGGCCGAAGTCGCGGTTTCAGGACCGATGCGACGGACTTTTACCTATCTCCGTCCTGAGCATTTACCTGATTTGCAACCGGGACAGCGTCTGGTTGTCCCGTTCGGTCGTTCCAATAAGATCGGTTTCTATGTTGGTCCAGGGAGCAAACCAGAAGGCGTCAGCCTTAAAGAAATTCATTCTGTTCTGGATGCTGAAACTCTCTTCAGTCAAACGTTGTTCGACTTCTGCCTTTGGCTTTCGGATTACTACTTTGCTAATCCTGCCGACACTCTGACCCTGGCTTTACCGCCAACCATGAAAGGTCGCCGGACACTCCGCTATTGTTGGGAAAAACCACCGAACTGGGCCGATCAAACTCGCCTCGGTCAGGTAAAGGCCGGTCGATTACTGTCTTCGGTGCGTGAAAGAGAACTTCGCAGGGACCGCAAGCTCTGGCAAAGGCTTATCGAAGAGAAAGTGATTACCGAGGTATGGCCGGAAGTTAATGATTCCGGACCTAATCGTTTAGTTGGTTATCGCACAGGTGCTGCCGATATCTGGACTCGCCATTTCCAAACCCGCCGATTCCAACCGGAGTTGTTCGAGGGGATCAAGTCCGCATCGGATCTAAGCGAACAGGGGTGGACCAACTACCAGATTCGTGAAGCCGCCAAAACAGGCGCATTGCAACCGGTTTTTCGCGAAGCCCGTGTCTCCGTACAGGAATTCGTACCGCCGCGTGACGATGTTATTTCATTCCGTTTGAATGAAGAACAGCAATGCGCAACGGACCAGATGATTGCCTCTCTCGATGCCGGATTCTCCGTTACACTCCTTCATGGTATTACAGGCTCCGGCAAAACCCTCGTCTATTGCCATATCTGCCGCGAACTCCTGAACAGAGGTAAAAGCGCCTTGTTAATGGTCCCGGAAATCGCTCTTTCCGGACAGGTGCTGGCTTTCTGCCGGGGATTTTTCGGCGATCAGGTTACGATAATCCACTCCGCTATGTCGGATTCCGAACGGGCAGAGAGTTTTCGCGGTATCCGCACCGGCCGTTATCGTTTGGTGATCGGTCCCCGATCAGCACTCTTCGCGCCGTTATGTGATCCGGGGCTGATTATTGTCGATGAAGAACACGACTCCTCTTACAAACAGAGCGACCCGGCTCCTCGTTTCCACGGTCGTGATGCTGCTGTTATGAGGGGTAAAATCAGCAACATACCGGTGTTGCTGGGTACCGCTTCACCGTCGGTGGAAACCTATTATAATGTGCAGAGAAAACGCTATCGACTTCTTGAATTGAAAACTCGTCCGGTTGGCGCCAGGCTGCCGTCGGTCCGAGTTATCGACATGAGGCGCGACCGTCTTGCCGGTGATCTGTATGCCTTTTCTTATGGCTTGAAAAAAGCGGTCCAGGACCGGTTGGACAATAATCGTCAGGTGATTCTCTTTTTGAACCGACGGGGATTTTCACCACAGGTAAAATGCGCCCAGTGTGGTCATGTCCCCGGGTGTCCCAATTGTCGGGTTAATCTCACGTACCATAAAGCGGGCGCTCGTCTGACCTGCCATTACTGTGGTTATACGGAATCGGACTACCGGGTTTGTTCTGCCTGCGGTAGCTCTGAATTATTACATCTGGGCGCCGGAACGCAAAAAATCGAAGATATCATACCTCGCTTGTTCGAGAATGCGGTCCCCATACGTTTGGATTCCGATTCAGCCGGTGGTCGCAGTCGCGCTTTTAAAATTCTGTCCGATTTCGGCGCTCGCAAACAGAACATCCTTCTCGGAACTCAAATGGTTACAAAGGGACTTGATTTCCCCGACGTAACACTGGTTGGCGTACTTTCTGCCGATGCCAGCCTCTATCTGCCGGATTTCCGGGCATCGGAAAAAACCTTTGACCGTTTGCTCCAGGTGGCGGGGCGAGCCGGTCGCACCGATCAAGCCGGGGAAGTGATCTTGCAGACTTTTCAACCGGAAAGCCCGTTGATTGACGATGCCGCGCGTCAGGACTACCATTCGTTCTATGAGCGTGAGATCGAATCGCGCGAAGCGCTAAATTATCCCCCTTTCTCGCACCTGGTCAACTTCGTTTTCAGCTCCGCACGCGAGGATCTCGTAATCCGGGCCTCGAAATCGTTTCGCTCTTCGCTCGATAGAATTGTTGAACAATGCGGGATTTCGACTCAGATACTAGGCCCGGCTCCCTGTACTTTCGGATATCTTCGCGGACGTTTTCGCCGACACCTGTTCGTCAAAACCGGTCAAATAGTCAAGCTGATCAAGGCACTGACTGCTTGGGAACGAAGTCAGACTCGTTTTAATCTTCCGGCGGCCGTAAGAATCGGTGTCGATGTCGATCCGGAGGATATGCTGTGA
- a CDS encoding tetratricopeptide repeat protein, with translation MRKTVVLFLVIVASLGFVLSTHAKDRKLPPGAYIKSAKIDIISGDLDRYPSAEAMLDSLIMYYGPNAEALFLLSQMQVDYMENQANPNAKLPYVKKMVALVDSLHACCDNEEIDKKNRKDCDVHTSAADSIKVKYWREFYNAGIAQVNEMVDMNQEKAQTTDSTQIAFYDEKIQAKFDTCVANMEIAMAIDPAQNRSYIGLGSAYQEAGQTEKAVEWKTKGLEAATSSTDSSALEFSIGYDYIKIGQYCEAVPFLEPYINSELAKLNNDPSAAIDTVTMFNLTICYNNCGQYEDALNTYHKMLTLDPANLDALNGIGRYYNQMGQNAGNAMSEAGDDAAKVTEYKAERDRLLDSAKVYFGKVFDVDPSELVATEMFAVLSAIDLDFESAAKAFDELTKLQPTNPDHWVALGDCYLNLDQFDNSITAYEKAVELQPTKRDLWEQLEGLYKQVNNKEKAAEVAKKLKELQ, from the coding sequence GTGAGAAAGACAGTTGTATTATTTCTGGTGATAGTGGCGAGTCTCGGTTTCGTCCTTTCCACTCATGCGAAAGACCGAAAACTCCCCCCGGGCGCCTACATCAAGTCAGCCAAGATTGACATTATTTCCGGCGATTTGGATAGGTATCCTTCGGCTGAGGCTATGCTCGACTCACTTATAATGTATTACGGCCCTAATGCCGAGGCACTTTTCCTGCTGTCGCAGATGCAGGTCGACTACATGGAAAATCAGGCCAACCCGAATGCTAAGCTCCCTTATGTTAAAAAGATGGTAGCTTTGGTCGATTCTCTCCATGCCTGTTGCGACAACGAGGAGATTGATAAAAAAAACCGCAAGGATTGTGACGTGCATACCTCAGCGGCTGACTCAATCAAGGTCAAATACTGGCGTGAGTTCTACAATGCCGGTATCGCTCAGGTCAATGAGATGGTCGACATGAACCAGGAAAAAGCTCAAACGACCGACTCCACTCAAATTGCATTCTATGACGAAAAGATTCAGGCGAAATTCGATACCTGCGTAGCCAATATGGAAATCGCTATGGCCATTGATCCGGCCCAGAATCGTTCATATATCGGCCTTGGCAGTGCTTATCAGGAAGCCGGGCAGACAGAGAAAGCGGTTGAATGGAAAACTAAGGGATTGGAAGCCGCTACCTCCTCGACCGATTCCTCGGCGCTTGAATTCTCAATCGGCTATGACTACATCAAGATTGGTCAGTATTGTGAAGCGGTTCCATTCCTCGAGCCATATATTAATTCCGAACTTGCTAAGTTGAACAATGATCCGAGCGCAGCCATTGACACGGTAACGATGTTCAATCTGACTATTTGCTACAATAACTGCGGCCAATACGAGGATGCTCTTAATACTTATCATAAGATGTTGACCCTTGATCCCGCCAATCTGGATGCTCTCAACGGTATCGGTCGGTATTACAACCAGATGGGACAAAATGCCGGTAACGCAATGTCCGAAGCCGGAGATGACGCCGCCAAAGTAACAGAGTACAAAGCGGAACGTGATCGTTTGCTTGACTCGGCCAAGGTTTATTTCGGCAAGGTGTTTGACGTTGATCCCTCTGAATTGGTAGCAACGGAAATGTTTGCTGTTCTCAGCGCTATTGATTTGGATTTTGAAAGCGCAGCCAAAGCCTTTGATGAACTCACCAAGCTGCAACCGACTAATCCCGATCATTGGGTAGCTCTGGGCGACTGCTATCTCAATCTTGATCAGTTCGACAACTCCATAACGGCTTACGAAAAAGCAGTCGAATTACAACCGACCAAGAGAGATCTGTGGGAGCAACTGGAAGGCCTCTACAAGCAGGTGAATAATAAAGAGAAGGCCGCCGAAGTAGCCAAGAAGCTGAAGGAACTCCAGTAA